In Nicotiana tabacum cultivar K326 chromosome 11, ASM71507v2, whole genome shotgun sequence, a single window of DNA contains:
- the LOC107794657 gene encoding monothiol glutaredoxin-S1-like, protein MERVMKLGAESPVVIFSKSNCCISHSIETLIRSFGANPTVYELDELPNGREMEKALVALGCKRSVPAVFIGKELVGGSNEIMSLNLRGNKLKQLLIRANCLTKK, encoded by the coding sequence ATGGAAAGAGTGATGAAGTTGGGAGCAGAAAGTCCAGTGGTGATTTTCAGCAAGAGTAATTGTTGCATCTCTCACAGCATCGAAACCCTAATTCGTAGTTTTGGTGCAAACCCTACAGTTTATGAGCTTGACGAACTTCCGAATGGGAGGGAAATGGAGAAAGCATTGGTTGCATTAGGGTGTAAGCGTAGTGTGCCAGCAGTGTTCATTGGGAAAGAATTGGTTGGTGGTTCTAATGAGATCATGAGCCTTAATTTGAGGGGCAATAAGCTCAAGCAACTGCTCATAAGGGCtaactgtttaaccaaaaagtga